Below is a genomic region from Lepidochelys kempii isolate rLepKem1 chromosome 5, rLepKem1.hap2, whole genome shotgun sequence.
GGGCGCCTCTGATGTCCTCGATTTGGCCAGGGAAACATGGAACCTGAGCGTAGGTCTTGGCAGGTGAATAAACAAGGAGCAAATCTGGGCCCAAAATCTTGCTCACCTGCTGACCCAGGGCTTTCAGAACTGGGGGTGCGCTGCTGGAGTTCGGGGTGCCTGTGTGAGGCTCTAGGTATCCCACACGTGTACAGAATGGGCCTAACTCTGGGCCTGCAAACCCTGGTCTCTCTGCTTGAGTTAAAGGAGAAACTCCACCAGCTGTCAGCCGTAGTAGAGCTTTTATCTTCTGTAGCCCCTAGCGGGAGCAATATACACACCCAGGGGCCAGTACATTGCAGCGTGAGGCGGGGCGAAGGGCAGCGCTCACCGGGGATGATCTTGCATTGCTGGAAGGTCTCCATCAGGCTGTACATCTCCTCTTCCGTCAGCAGGAGGTTGAGGTTATCCTGCCGCAGGGAGAGACGTTCAGAGAGAAACACCCAGGGGTTCGTTAGCACCTGGAGAACAGCCCCGGAGCTCCATCCCAGCTGCCTGGCGGGATCCGTAATCCCGCCAGGGACTTTGCCAGCCCCATCCCAGCAGCATCTGGCGCCTCCCGAGCGTGTAGCCATGGAAATACGGAGAGCCACCCGTCTGTCTCTTTCTCCCTTCCCGGTGTGCAGTGGAACTAGCTCAGTTCGCTTGCAGGCCGCATGTTACGGGAGGGAAGCTGTGCTCTGTGCGTGTGGACGGGGGCGGGGTGCTGTGCACACACGTGTGCGTGTGGAGGGGTGTGCGTGCAGTGCGGTGTCGCACAGCGGGGTCAAGAAGGATTTGGCAGGGGAAAGCCGAAGTGACAAAGCaggttttgcattttgttctgaACATGGCGAGGTCTGTTGACAGGTTACAGGCGCGAGCGCGGGGCTGCGGCATgctggggtgttattgtagggctgctggggaatggtggggggtgggggcgctggggtgttattgtagggctgctggggaatggtgggggggtgggggcgctggggtgttattgtagggctgctggggaatgctggggggtggggcgctggggtgttattgtagggctgctggggaatggtggggggtgggggcgctggggtgttattgtagggctgctggggaatgctggggggtgggggcgctggggtgttattgtagggctgctggggaatggtgggggggtgggggcgctggggtgttattgtagggctgctggggaatgctggggggtggggcgctggggtgttattgtagggctgcTGGGGAATGCTGGGGGGCGTGGGGGCgctggggtgttattgtagggctgctggggaatggtggggggtgggggcgctggggtgttattgtagggctgctggggaatggtggggggtgggggcgctggggtgttattgtagggctgctggggaatggtggggggtgggggcgctggggtgttattgtagggctgctggggaatggtggggggtgggggcgctggggtgttattgtagggctgctggggaatgctggggggtggggcgctggggtgttattgtagggctgctggggaatgctggggggtgggggcgctggggtgttattgtagggctgctggggaatgctgggggggtgggggcgctggggtgttattgtagggctgctggggaatgctggggggtgggggcgctggggtgttattgtagggctgctggggaatgctggggggtggggcgctggggtgttattgtagggctgTCGGGAGTGACACCGTCTGTCTGGGCTCGgcgggggggtgaaggggctgggggggacgCAGGGTTTCGGTTATGGGAAGCGGAGCCTCTGCCGTGCGGGTCTGGGCCCAGCCAGGTGCCTCCGTCAGcctctggctcctgccctgtgccccatgGGGCAGCGGGGCCCTGGCCCAGGCACGGCCCTGGGCCTCGGGGCAGGTCAGGGCGCAGCTCACCCcatggggcaggggtcggggACTTGCCTGCGGCTGCCCGGGCAGAGCCTGCTGTGGGCGTCCCCAGCTCGGAGCTGCCTGCCCACCCTTCGTGCGCTCCCCAGGGCGCCGTGGGGCCCGGGGCTGGCCCTAGGGCAGCGCCCCCCCGCCACACTCACGCAGTAGTAGCAGCTCCAGCCCGTCTCGGTGTGCGCCGTCTCCGTCACCTCCACGGCGCTGCTGTTGTGCAGGAAGCCCATGCGACGCAGACAGCCGTCGTGGTAGACCCGGGTGCAcaccctgcaggggaagaggctCTCCGCCGTCCACACCTCGCAGATCTCGCACATCTCGTCGCTGCTCACCTGGGCGTggcaggcgggggggcggggtgagcAGGCGGGGACCCGGCACACGGACCGCCTCGGCGCCCCGCTCCCCCATTCCCTCCGCCTGCCCGGGGCAGCAACGCAGGGCGCAAGGCCCCGAGGCCAGGATCTGTAACCGGCGAGGGGGCTGTGTGCGGGGAGAAGGGGGCTCAGCTCCTTTGGGGATGGGGGCCACACGAGAGAGAGGGCAGTGGACAGATGCATTGATGGGTACATATGGGGAAGGatggaggaggggtgtgtgtcgggggggagaaagacagagggctgtggggggtaGAGGGGGTGGATAGAGAGGTGTGTATGgcagtggatggatggatagatggttggatggagcggtgtgcaaggggagggatggagggacggagggGTGTGTATAGGCAGGGATGGGGGATAGAGGGTGTGTGtaaggggagggatggaggggtgtgtagAGGGATGGATGtgtagggggatggggagggatggagggatagaGGGGGTGTGTAAGGGGAGGGATGGAgaggtgtgtatggggagggacgGATGGAGGGGTATGGATGGGGAGAGATGGAGGGATGGGTGTGTAGGAGTATGGAGGGGTGCGTAtggggagagatggagggagggagggagggatgggtggagggagggagggatgggtatggaggatgtgtgtgtgtgtgtaaggggagggagggatggaggggtgtgtatggggagggagggagggagggagggaggggtgtgtaagaggatggatggatggatggatggaggggtgtgtaaggggagggatggggatggatggagggagggagggatggatggaggggtgtgtatggggatggatggggagggagggaggggtgtgtaaggggagggatggggatggatggatggagagagggagggagggatggatggaggggtgtggatggggagggagggagggagggaggggtgtggatggggagggagggagggagggaggggtgtggatggggatggagggagggagggaggggtgtgtaaggggagggatggggatggatggagggaaggagggatggagagaggggtgtgtatggggagggagggagggaggggtgtgtaaggagagggatggggatggagggagggagggatggagagaggggtgtgtatggggatggatggggatggagggaggggtgtgtatgggaatggatggggatggagggagggagggatggggaaggatggagggagggagggatggagggaggggtgtggatggggagggatggggatggatggagggagggaaggatggagggaggggtgtgtatggggatggatggggatggagggatgcggatggatggagggagggagggatggggctggagggagggaggggtgtgtatggggtgggatggagggatgggggatggatggggatggaggggggaatggagggagggatggggatggagggagggagggatagatggaggggtgtgtagggGGAGGGATGTGTACAGGAAGGATGGACAGATGGGGAgctccttctccctgtccccaagCTGAGGTTGCCTGCGCTGTGGAAccacccccccaacccacacCCGGGGTCACCAGGTCTCTCCGTGGCCTCTCTAGCCCCtagtggggggctgcaggtcaggactgaggggcctGGGCCCTGGAGCTGTGGGGAGCACTGCACGGGCCGTTCGAGGGCATCAGCAGATCAGCCCCTGGCCCATGGGGGAGCGCTGCAGCCGAGGGCCGACAGGTGCTAGACGTACTGAGTGCAGAGCCCAGGGCCGGGGGAGCGGGGGGTCGGGGTGGAGGGGCGCCGAGCCCAGGGCCGGGGGAGCGGGGGGTCGGGGTGGAGGGGCGCCGAGCCCAGGGCCGGGAGAGCGGGGGGTCGGGGTGGAGGGGTGCCGGCAGAGCCGGTGCggaggagcccagggccgggggagcgggggggtCGGGGTGGAGGGGCGCCGAGCCCAGGGCCAGGAGAGCGGGGGGTCGGGGTGGAGGGGCGCCGAGCCCAGGGCCGGGAGAGCGGGGGGTCGGGGTGGAGGGGCGCCGAGCCCAGGGCCGGGAGAGCGGGGGGTCGGGGTGGAGGGGTGCCGGCAGAGCCGGTGCggaggagcccagggccgggagaGCGGGGGGTCGGGGTGGAGGGGTGCCGGCAGAGCCGGTGCggaggagcccagggccgggggaGCGGGGGAGCGGGGGGTCGGGGTGGAGGGGCCCTGGCTCTCCGCTCGGCTTGGGCAGGCTGGCACGGCTGGCTGGGCTCCTTTCCTGGGGACCATAAAGGCCTCTCTAGGGCCAAGAGCCCCAACTCCCTGTGCACGTGACCCTTCTCCAGCACCCACCGGCCAGTGGCATCCAGAgcagcacacacacccccaggccACAGGCCTGGGCACAGCGGGGACCCATGCTCCCCCCCCACGTGCTGCCAAGCTgacccaggctgcaggcctgtgGCCGAGGGTCAAAGGTTAAGGCAGGAGGGGGCCAAGCCCCCCATGGCCCGTGGCTGTGATTGCTGCAGTGACTTGTGCCATGGGCCTGCAGCACCCAGACGGTCTCCCCACAccgaggggcagccaggggctttcAGCAGCACCCGAGGCGTCGCCCACCTCGGCATGGTCCCCCGCTGGGCCCTGGCGCCCAGGACGAGGGGATTTGACCTGCCCTGGAGCAGCGGGTCCGTCTGCCAGCCCCAAGCTCTgggagccccctgccccttcccactcgCTGGCTGCTGGTGCCTGCCCCAGTCTGGGGAGTGACGGGGAGAGCAGGTTACGCCGGCTCCTCTAAAGTGTCCACCTGGGCTCCCCCGTCTCCATGCCCggtgccccccagcactcacctgcTCCCGTTGCTCCAGGCTGATCTCCAGCGGCTCGTCATCGTGCAGCTCACGCGTGGGCCGGACGAAGGCCGGCGGTGTGAAGCGGTTGGCGCGGTCGAACTCCTCTGGCTCCACGCCCCGTCCGTCCCGCAGCCGTTCCCAGGCCGCCCGGTTGGCATGGCTCTCCTCCCGCTGCGTCTGCGAGGGGCCAGCGGCCTCcggcctctcttcctcctcctcctgcacctccCGCACCTCGTGCTCCAGTGTCCCCCGGCGCCCGCCCCACGCCTCCGCCTTGCGCTTGGTGGAGGGCCGCTCCCGCAGCCCGTCCTTGAAAGCGGAGACGGCCAGGCTGACCTTCTGCACCTGCTCCACCGTCTGGCGCCGGGACATCAGCACCCCCATGGCTCTGCTGGCAggaaagagggggtgggggggtcaggggcAGCCTGCCTCGCGGCTACCGGCCaacagctcccagcccttcccctcacCAAAAGCCAGCCTCTCCTGGGGTGCGCCATGGCAGCTGCCTCTACAGGACTCACTCACCACTGAAAGGCCactgcctctggggcagggcgcagcagctgtttaacagcgcaCACCAACGCTGCACAAGACTCACGCGCCCAGctcagaaatgcagccacctctggggcagggtgcagcagctgtttaacagcgcaCGCCAACGCTGCACAAGACTCACGCGCCCAGCtcggaaatgcagccacctctggggcagggcgcagcagctgtttaacagcgcaCGCCAACGCTGCACAAGACTCACGTGCCCAGGtcggaaatgcagccacctctggggcagggcgcagcagctgtttaacagcgcaCGCCAACGCTGCACAAGACTCACGTGCCCAGGtcggaaatgcagccacctctggggcagggcgcagcagctgtttaacagcgcaCGCCAACGCTGCACAAGACTCAAGCGCCCAGCtcggaaatgcagccacctctggggcagggcgcagcagctgtttaacagcgcaCGCCAACGCTGCACAAGACTCACGTGCCCAGGtcggaaatgcagccacctctggggcagggcacagcagctgtttaacagcgcaCGCCAACGCTGCACAAGACTCACGCGCCCAGCtcggaaatgcagccacctctggggcagggcgcagcagctgtttaacagcactcAGCAACCCAGCACCACAGAGTGGGACAGGAGGTGAAGAAAAATTCCTTGTCCAGCtgaagctgcagggaggggtaAGGGAGAGTGGTGGGGAATCGACTGATCCGTGTTAGGGTCTGACCCGGGTTTATACCCAGATTCTTGTAGAAAGTGCCCAGGTCCTGCCCTCGGTGTGGTTGTGGCTCTGGCCTGAAAGAGGCGCTCAGGGGAGGATGGGACAAACAGATCAGCCATGGAGAATCCCCTCAGCTCTCCTCTGACCCTTTCCCGGGGCCTGGGCAGCCCCAACCCTTCACGCTGCTCCCCCGTTGGGTGGCGCTCGCCAGACTCTGGTGTAGACACAATCAGAGACAGCCCCACACCACACACAGATACGCACCTGCAAACACAACCACGTGCTCCCTCCCCTCCCGGAGTGGCGGAGGAGGGGTCTGGGCCAGGCTGTGGCAGCTCCAGGCCCAGCTCAGACACCAGCTCCAGGGCCTTGAGCTAGTCCCTGCACCCCTTTGCTTGCCTGGCCTTCCCTTCCCTGGAGAGCGGAGCCCAGGGTGTTCTCCTGGCCCCGCCGCGGGGAAGGGGCGTCAGCCAGCGTGTGGATCCAGCTTTGCAGATGCAAACCCTGCAGCGGGATGGTCTCTCCGGGAGCAGATCATGCCTAAGCCGGCGTGGAAATCGTGCTTTGCGCGTCGTCTGTCAGATGAACAGTTCAAAGAGCCCTGGCCCGGCCAGGGAGTGTGagcccagctcagccccagccctgcaccccgaGCTGGCTGTCACACGCAACACGCTCCGCATGCCAGCGCACACCCGTCTCCCTCCTCCACGCacagccccacagccctgtcGCATGCAACACACTCACCTAAACACCGGCACGCTCAtgcacccacccccctccctctcccacccacagccccctgtcACGTGCAACACAAACCCCCAAACACCGGCTCGCACACAaacaccccccagccccctgtcccGTGCAACACACCCAAACACAGGAACGTGCACAGACGCCCCCCACCCCATACGCACATTCAAGCCCCCCGCTATCCACAGGTTTGCCGTTCAGGTGGAGGACACAAAACCCCAGTACGTCCCATTGCACCCTCTGTTATCGGGCCCGGGGTCACCCGGGCGACTCCGTGTCCCCTGCCAGTCGTGTGCTATCAGCGAGGCTTCCCAGCGGCCCCACTTGCCCCCACATCACGCgtgcgcccccccgccccgcgttCCCGCTGGGCCAACGAGCGGCCCCGCGCCCCAAACGCTGCCCGTCTCCCTGCGCGCTCTGCTTGGCTGGCGGGCGCGATTGATTTCCTCCCCGGTTGCCAGAGCAACCCAGGCTCCCGCGGGCCGGGGCTGGCAGGTAAGGGATTTGCGGATGCTGTGCTGGGGGAATCGCGTGCAGGTCCCGGGGCCCCCCGCTGCAGCGTGCCCGCGGGGCATGCCGAGGGCCCCGCAGGGCGGAGGGAGGGTCCAGAGCCCCCGGAAAGCAGCGCCCCTCCCTGTGGCACGGCCCATTGACGAGGGAGGGGAGAGCCAAGGGAGGCGCTGCCATTGCCAACCAAACTCCCGGGAGAGCCACGCTGCAGGCCCAGCCAGGAGCATTGGCCCAGCCCGGGCGCTCTTGTCTGGACAGGCCCAGCGCCAGGAGAACCATGcaaggaaggagcccagggcacgGGGCGGGCAGACAGCAGCTGCTGGGAAGCAGCAGCGTGGGCAGGCGGGCGCCACGCTCCCAGGGGAGCGTCGTGTGCACAGtgagggcagggccatggggggcTCTGCCATGGGGGCaccatggcaccaggagaggacATGAGCACAGCTGGGGCAAGAGGGTGCTGGCGGGCGGCGTGGGGCCCTGTGCCATGGGGCTGCTCGCTGGTCACGCTGCGCATGTGGGCCTCAGGCTCCCACCACCCCTTTGGGCCCCGTGGGCCCTGCCCCacatctcctcccccaccttaGTGCCAAGGAATAAGAGCAGTGGAAGTACCGTCTGCTGCAATGGGAGAGACCGGGCCAGGCTGGCTGGCAGCCGTGGGGCAGGGCCCATCGCCTTCCCTGAgactagcctcccccagccacaggGATGCAGCCCAAAAGCCAGTGTCCTCGCTCCTTAGAGCCTGTGACATGCACGCTGCCCTCACATCCACACActgccctcacacacacacacacacacacacactgaaacacaaacacacacactgccctcgcacacacacacacactcagaaacacaaacacacaccgccctcgcacgcacacacacacactgaaacacacacacacactgaaacacaaacacacactgccttcgcacacacacacactcagaaacacaaacacacactgcccttgcacacacacacactcagaaacacaaacacacactgccctcacacacacacacacactgaaacacaaacacacaccgccctcgcacacacacacacactgaaacacaaacacacactgccttcgcacacacacacactcagaaacacaaacacacactgcccttgcacacacacactcagaaacacaaacacacacactgccctcacacacacacacactgaaacacaaacacacactgcccttgcacacacacacactcagaaacacaaacacacacactgcgctcacacacacacacactgaaacacAAACGCACACTgcccttgcacacacacacactcagaaacacaaacacacacactgcgctcacacacacacacactgaaacacaaacacacactgcccttgcacacacacacactcagaaacacaaacacacactgccctcacacacacacacactgaaacacaaacacacaccgccctcgcacacacacacacactgaaacacaaacacacactgccttcgcgcacacacacactcagaaacacaaacacacactgcccttgcacacacacactcagaaacacaaacacacacactgccctcacacacacacacactgaaacacaaacacacactgcccttgcacacacacacactcagaaacacaaacacacacactgcgctcacacacacacacactgaaacacAAACGCACACTgcccttgcacacacacacactcagaaacacaaacacacacactgccctcacacacacacacacactgaaacacaaacacacacaccgccctcgcacacacacacactcagaaacACACACGCTGAGAAAGACACTCACACACTGCCTTCATACATATACGCATTGAGAAACACCCACACACTGCCCTCACACGCACACActgccttcacacacacacacacacacacacacacacacacacacacacacagagccagcagggcaccctccccccgccagccctgcAGGAAGAGGTGTGTATATGCACACAAACACCGAGCAGAAACGCCCCAATTCCCACACTGCTAATCCGCAGCCACAGCCCTGCGGAGA
It encodes:
- the PHF24 gene encoding PHD finger protein 24 isoform X2, with the translated sequence MGVLMSRRQTVEQVQKVSLAVSAFKDGLRERPSTKRKAEAWGGRRGTLEHEVREVQEEEEERPEAAGPSQTQREESHANRAAWERLRDGRGVEPEEFDRANRFTPPAFVRPTRELHDDEPLEISLEQREQVSSDEMCEICEVWTAESLFPCRVCTRVYHDGCLRRMGFLHNSSAVEVTETAHTETGWSCYYCDNLNLLLTEEEMYSLMETFQQCKIIPETCLMQDRFLRYKHLAHQRHLDRPMSEEQEERAALQFSALDPDKKGHVEWPDFLSHESIVLLQKLRPQNSLLRLLTAKERERARATFLPLNQDGQGLISEGECRKAQHTWFRKHQKEAPSCNVSISHVGPMSESSPASSGSSQSQEKTLLGTEQEESSRLVDWPTFLKESVIYILAARPNSAAIHLKPLA
- the PHF24 gene encoding PHD finger protein 24 isoform X1, producing the protein MGVLMSRRQTVEQVQKVSLAVSAFKDGLRERPSTKRKAEAWGGRRGTLEHEVREVQEEEEERPEAAGPSQTQREESHANRAAWERLRDGRGVEPEEFDRANRFTPPAFVRPTRELHDDEPLEISLEQREQVSSDEMCEICEVWTAESLFPCRVCTRVYHDGCLRRMGFLHNSSAVEVTETAHTETGWSCYYCDNLNLLLTEEEMYSLMETFQQCKIIPETCLMQDRFLRYKHLAHQRHLDRPMSEEQEERAALQFSALDPDKKGHVEWPDFLSHESIVLLQKLRPQNSLLRLLTAKERERARATFLPLNQDGQGLISEGECRKAQHTWFRKHQKEAPSCNVSISHVGPMSESSPASSGSSQSQEKTLLGTEQEESRWLRKFTQMGNHLGKLELHVFHGVQSTQKGPASSLKLTASHQCKAAGTEG
- the PHF24 gene encoding PHD finger protein 24 isoform X3 codes for the protein MGVLMSRRQTVEQVQKVSLAVSAFKDGLRERPSTKRKAEAWGGRRGTLEHEVREVQEEEEERPEAAGPSQTQREESHANRAAWERLRDGRGVEPEEFDRANRFTPPAFVRPTRELHDDEPLEISLEQREQVSSDEMCEICEVWTAESLFPCRVCTRVYHDGCLRRMGFLHNSSAVEVTETAHTETGWSCYYCDNLNLLLTEEEMYSLMETFQQCKIIPETCLMQDRFLRYKHLAHQRHLDRPMSEEQEERAALQFSALDPDKKGHVEWPDFLSHESIVLLQKLRPQNSLLRLLTAKERERARATFLPLNQDGQGLISEGECRKAQHTWFRKHQKEAPSCNVSISHVGPMSESSPASSGSSQSQEKTLLGTEQEESRLVDWPTFLKESVIYILAARPNSAAIHLKPLA
- the PHF24 gene encoding PHD finger protein 24 isoform X4; protein product: MGVLMSRRQTVEQVQKVSLAVSAFKDGLRERPSTKRKAEAWGGRRGTLEHEVREVQEEEEERPEAAGPSQTQREESHANRAAWERLRDGRGVEPEEFDRANRFTPPAFVRPTRELHDDEPLEISLEQREQVSSDEMCEICEVWTAESLFPCRVCTRVYHDGCLRRMGFLHNSSAVEVTETAHTETGWSCYYCDNLNLLLTEEEMYSLMETFQQCKIIPETCLMQDRFLRYKHLAHQRHLDRPMSEEQEERAALQFSALDPDKKGHVEWPDFLSHESIVLLQKLRPQNSLLRLLTAKERERARATFLPLNQDGQGLISEGECRKAQHTWFRKHQKEAPSCNVSISHVGPMSESSPASSGSSQSQEKTLLGTEQEESRSAPRLLRWASQNGKEMASPLWR